Proteins from a single region of Mycoplasma leachii PG50:
- a CDS encoding isochorismatase family protein, whose translation MKSQNKNKALIIVDYQYDFCDPNGSLYVKNAYTLKSKIEKLAKDLKSQGWTIIATKDFHPIDHCSFKIWNKHCIQNTKGSELYFDHSDVDLIIEKGVNKDIESYSGFFDDANNSNGLDEYLKSKNIDTLKIVGVATEICVKANYDDAIKLGYDVEVDLEYCKGFTD comes from the coding sequence ATGAAATCACAAAATAAAAATAAGGCATTAATTATAGTTGATTATCAATATGATTTTTGTGATCCTAATGGTAGTTTATATGTAAAAAACGCCTACACACTAAAATCTAAAATTGAAAAATTAGCAAAAGACTTAAAATCTCAAGGTTGAACAATTATTGCAACTAAAGATTTTCATCCAATTGATCATTGTTCTTTTAAAATTTGAAATAAACATTGTATACAAAATACTAAAGGTAGTGAACTTTATTTTGATCATAGTGATGTTGATTTAATTATTGAAAAAGGTGTTAATAAAGATATTGAAAGCTATAGCGGTTTTTTTGATGATGCTAATAACTCAAATGGGTTAGATGAGTATTTAAAATCAAAAAACATAGACACTTTAAAAATAGTTGGTGTTGCTACTGAAATTTGTGTAAAAGCTAATTATGATGATGCTATTAAATTAGGTTATGATGTTGAGGTTGATTTAGAATATTGTAAAGGTTTTACTGACTAG
- a CDS encoding dicarboxylate/amino acid:cation symporter, producing the protein MQDKTNVLLDKFLAIGSWQAAIAIIIFIGIQIGLWFTFKKFKFKFIYRVLIGLAIGLIFGIIIQAIYKFPQNGLVNKNLPTEIKNNGEKIEKTNPDFRLWVYQLDIWISLAKNIFINGILLLTAPVVFIAIFRVTSKKGNKNVGRISLKGVGLLLLNTAFAFVITFWLGYLIKVGSGSGLSLDHSIVKNAPKETQPLPKIAWEYLPNNFIQPWLGSMVIPLMVIAGLIGNSVKILSKKKPVEMDAIRKGMDVAWSIVISILMTFMKIMPLAVMSMIASSVISKPIGALATIGKVLGLGYLGLTISLIFLTLLLFINKINVIAWWKLSFKILVQGFATQSSNATLPMSIQTLKDEVKIDDSAVSTIAPLSTTMGLMGCAGVQSGVITSLLWTGATNASFHSMGLFTFFILAFFITLIASLGISGIPGTATVLTSGVLSGLGLSVWFAPVYAIVGSLDGLFDMGRTGVNVISGAVVTTVVAKSEGLIGEDSTILSKQQLEKQKIIKEKKSKKEMQETQKVEAKKS; encoded by the coding sequence ATGCAAGATAAGACTAATGTTTTATTAGATAAATTCTTAGCAATTGGAAGTTGACAAGCGGCTATTGCTATTATTATATTTATCGGAATTCAAATTGGTTTATGGTTTACATTTAAAAAATTTAAATTTAAATTCATTTATAGAGTTTTAATTGGATTAGCAATTGGTTTAATATTTGGAATTATTATTCAAGCTATTTATAAATTTCCACAAAATGGACTAGTAAATAAGAATTTACCAACAGAAATTAAAAATAATGGTGAAAAAATAGAAAAAACCAACCCTGATTTTAGATTATGAGTATATCAACTAGATATATGAATATCTTTAGCAAAAAATATTTTTATTAACGGTATTTTATTATTAACAGCTCCAGTTGTATTTATTGCAATTTTTAGAGTTACATCAAAAAAAGGTAATAAAAATGTTGGACGTATTTCATTAAAAGGTGTGGGTTTATTATTATTAAATACTGCATTTGCATTTGTAATTACTTTTTGATTAGGATATTTAATAAAAGTTGGTTCAGGATCAGGTTTATCTTTAGATCATTCGATTGTAAAAAATGCACCAAAAGAAACTCAACCTTTACCTAAAATAGCTTGAGAGTATTTACCAAATAATTTTATTCAACCATGACTTGGATCAATGGTAATTCCATTAATGGTAATTGCAGGATTAATCGGAAATTCTGTAAAAATTTTGTCTAAGAAAAAACCTGTTGAAATGGATGCGATTAGAAAAGGAATGGATGTTGCTTGAAGCATTGTGATCTCAATATTAATGACATTTATGAAAATAATGCCTTTAGCAGTTATGTCAATGATTGCTTCATCAGTTATTTCTAAACCAATTGGAGCACTAGCAACAATTGGAAAAGTTTTAGGATTAGGATATTTAGGATTAACTATTTCATTAATATTCTTAACACTATTGTTATTTATAAATAAAATTAATGTTATTGCTTGATGAAAACTTTCATTTAAAATTTTAGTTCAAGGATTTGCAACACAATCTTCAAACGCCACTTTACCAATGAGTATCCAAACATTAAAAGATGAAGTTAAAATTGATGATTCAGCAGTTTCAACAATAGCTCCGTTATCGACAACAATGGGATTAATGGGATGTGCTGGAGTTCAATCTGGTGTTATTACTAGTTTATTATGAACTGGAGCAACTAATGCTAGTTTTCACAGTATGGGATTATTTACATTCTTTATTTTAGCTTTCTTTATCACTTTAATTGCTTCTTTAGGAATTAGTGGGATTCCAGGAACTGCAACTGTTCTTACCTCAGGTGTTTTATCTGGCTTAGGTTTAAGTGTATGATTTGCACCAGTTTATGCAATAGTTGGCTCATTAGATGGACTATTTGATATGGGAAGAACTGGAGTTAATGTTATTTCAGGAGCTGTTGTTACTACAGTTGTTGCAAAATCAGAAGGTTTGATTGGTGAAGATTCAACAATTTTATCCAAACAACAACTAGAAAAACAAAAAATAATAAAGGAAAAGAAATCAAAAAAAGAAATGCAGGAAACTCAAAAGGTGGAAGCTAAAAAAAGTTAA
- a CDS encoding CoA-disulfide reductase → MKIVIIGGAASGMTVASRLKKVNKKAQIIVIQKEKYVSLGACGLPYFVANPSLKPTDLLARTVEQFIEQDILVYSESVVKKIDAENQKVWYEKNDQLLELDYDKLVISTGAKPIVPPIKGIDLPNIFTLTRLEDATELKEKLKDKNIKKVVVIGSGFIGLECCEMLEHFNKEIVLIEKTSRLNQRVFDQEITDLLEQNLIKNNVEIIKENGLKSITQTKDKRLSLTLDQNEEIEVDLIILAIGFRPATEFLKDTKLEMLGNGAIVVDKHGRTNLKNIWSCGDCATVYHKITNQITYTPLATVARKFAKVVADDILNVNSEFVGTLQTAILKVFESELVSTGINETLAKELGYDIKTIFIKDADHPSYYPNPMPLALKLILNKKTNTLIGAQMYGSNLSVLRINFLISLIWNQIEINQELTQVDLPYSPPFSRVVDIIHIALEKLIKN, encoded by the coding sequence ATGAAAATTGTAATTATAGGTGGAGCAGCTAGTGGAATGACAGTTGCAAGCAGACTAAAAAAAGTTAATAAAAAAGCTCAAATAATTGTTATTCAAAAAGAAAAATACGTTTCACTAGGAGCTTGTGGTTTACCTTATTTTGTAGCTAATCCATCTTTAAAACCAACTGATTTATTAGCAAGAACTGTAGAACAATTCATAGAACAAGACATTTTAGTTTATAGTGAATCAGTTGTTAAAAAAATTGATGCTGAAAATCAAAAAGTTTGATATGAAAAAAATGATCAATTACTAGAGTTAGACTATGATAAATTAGTAATCTCAACAGGAGCAAAGCCTATAGTTCCACCAATTAAAGGAATTGATTTACCAAATATTTTTACTTTAACAAGATTAGAAGATGCAACTGAATTAAAAGAAAAACTAAAAGATAAAAATATTAAAAAAGTAGTAGTAATTGGTTCAGGATTTATTGGTTTAGAGTGTTGTGAAATGTTAGAACACTTTAATAAAGAAATAGTTTTAATTGAAAAAACTAGTAGATTAAATCAAAGAGTGTTTGATCAAGAAATCACTGATTTATTAGAGCAAAACTTAATCAAAAACAATGTTGAAATTATTAAAGAAAATGGGTTAAAATCAATAACTCAAACTAAAGATAAAAGATTAAGTTTAACTTTAGATCAAAATGAAGAAATTGAAGTTGATTTAATAATTTTAGCTATTGGATTTAGACCAGCAACTGAGTTTTTAAAAGATACAAAATTAGAAATGCTAGGTAATGGAGCTATTGTTGTTGATAAACATGGACGAACAAATTTAAAAAATATATGATCTTGTGGTGATTGTGCTACTGTTTATCATAAAATTACTAACCAAATTACTTATACTCCACTAGCAACAGTTGCTAGAAAATTTGCTAAAGTTGTAGCTGATGATATTTTAAATGTTAATAGTGAATTTGTTGGAACTTTGCAAACTGCGATTTTAAAAGTATTTGAATCAGAATTGGTTTCTACTGGAATTAATGAAACTCTAGCTAAAGAATTAGGATATGATATAAAAACTATTTTTATTAAAGATGCTGATCATCCATCATATTATCCAAACCCAATGCCGCTTGCTTTAAAACTAATTTTAAATAAAAAAACAAATACATTAATTGGTGCTCAAATGTATGGATCTAATTTATCTGTATTAAGAATTAATTTCTTAATTTCATTAATTTGAAATCAAATTGAAATTAATCAGGAATTAACTCAAGTTGATTTACCATATTCACCACCATTTTCTAGAGTTGTAGATATTATTCACATTGCTTTAGAAAAACTTATTAAAAATTAA